The Equus quagga isolate Etosha38 chromosome 2, UCLA_HA_Equagga_1.0, whole genome shotgun sequence genome has a window encoding:
- the SEMA6D gene encoding semaphorin-6D isoform X3 has translation MRFFLLCAYMLLLMISQLRAVSFPEDDEPLNTVDYHYSRQYPVFRGRPSGNESQHRLDFQLMLKIRDTLYIAGRDQVYTVNLNEIPKTEVIPSKKLTWRSRQQDRENCAMKGKHKDECHNFIKVFVPRNDEMVFVCGTNAFNPMCRYYRLNTLEYDGEEISGLARCPFDARQTNVALFADGKLYSATVADFLASDAVIYRSMGDGSALRTIKYDSKWIKEPHFLHAIEYGNYVYFFFREIAVEHNNLGKAVYSRVARICKNDMGGSQRVLEKHWTSFLKARLNCSVPGDSFFYFDVLQSITDIIQINGIPTVVGVFTTQLNSIPGSAVCAFSMDDIEKVFKGRFKEQKTPDSVWTAVPEDKVPKPRPGCCAKHGLAEAYKTSIDFPDETLSFIKSHPLMDSAVPPIADEPWFTKTRIRYRLTAIAVDHSAGPYQNYTVIFVGSEAGMVLKVLAKTSPFSLNDSVLLEEIEAYNHAKCNAENEEDRKVISLQLDKDHHALYVAFSSCVIRIPLSRCERYGSCKKSCIASRDPYCGWLSQGICGRVTPGMLVGGYEQDTEYGYTAHLGDCHEILPTSTTPDYKIFGGPTSDMEVSSSSVTTMASIPEITPKVIDTWRPKLTSSRKFVVQDDPNTSDFTDPLSGIPKGVRWEVQSGESNQMVHMNVLITCVFAAFVLGAFIAGVAVYCYRDMFVRKNRKIHKDAESAQSCTDSSGSFAKLNGLFDSPVKEYQQNIDSPKLYSNLLTSRKELPPNGDTKSMVMDHRGQPPELAALPTPESTPVLHQKTLQAMKSHSDKAHGHGASRKETPQFFPSSPPPHSPLSHGHIPSAIVLPNATHDYNTSFSNSNAHKAEKKLQNIDHSLTKSSSKRDHRRSVDSRNTLNDLLKHLNDPNSNPKAIMGDIQMAHQTLMLDPMGPMSEVPPKVPNREASLYSPPSTLPRNSPTKRVDVPTTPGVPMTSLERQRGYHKNSSQRHSISAMPKNLNSPNGVLLSRQPSMNRGGYMPTPTGAKVDYIQGTPVSVHLQPSLSRQSSYTSNGTLPRTGLKRTPSLKPDVPPKPSFVPQTTSVRPLNKYTY, from the exons ATGAGGTTCTTCCTGCTTTGTGCCTACATGCTGCTCCTGATGATTTCCCAGTTGAGGGCAGTCAGCTTCCCCGAAGACGATGAACCCCTTAATACTGTTGACTATCACT ATTCAAGGCAATATCCGGTTTTTAGAGGACGCCCTTCAGGCAATGAGTCACAGCACAGGCTGGACTTTCAGCTGATGTTGAAAATTCGAGACACACTTTATATTGCTGGCAG GGATCAAGTTTATAcagtaaatttaaatgaaatccCCAAAACAGAAGTCATACCAAGCAAG AAACTGACATGGCGGTCAAGACAACAGGATCGAGAAAACTGTGCCATGAAAGGCAAGCATAAA GATGAATGCCACAACTTTATTAAAGTATTTGTTCCGAGAAACGATGAGATGGTTTTTGTTTGTGGTACCAATGCGTTTAATCCCATGTGTAGATACTATAGG ttgaATACCTTAGAGTATGATGGGGAAGAAATTAGTGGCCTGGCAAGATGCCCATTTGATGCCAGACAAACCAATGTTGCCCTTTTTGCTG ATGGGAAGCTGTATTCTGCCACAGTGGCTGACTTCCTGGCCAGTGATGCTGTTATTTATCGAAGCATGGGCGATGGATCTGCCCTTCGTACAATAAAATATGATTCCAAATGGATAAAAG agCCACACTTTCTTCATGCCATAGAATATGGAAActatgtctatttcttctttcgaGAAATTGCTGTAGAGCACAATAATTTGGGCAAG GCTGTATATTCCCGTGTGGCCCGCATATGTAAAAATGACATGGGTGGCTCCCAGCGGGTCCTGGAGAAACACTGGACTTCATTTCTGAAGGCTCGACTTAACTGTTCTGTCCCCGGAGATTCGTTTTTCTACTTTGATGTCCTGCAGTCCATTACAGACATAATACAAATCAATGGCATCCCCACTGTGGTGGGGGTGTTCACCACCCAGCTCAACAG CATTCCTGGTTCTGCAGTCTGTGCATTTAGCATGGATGACattgaaaaagtattcaaaggacggtttaaagaacagaaaactcCGGATTCTGTGTGGACGGCAGTCCCTGAAGACAAAGTACCAAAGCCAAG GCCTGGGTGTTGTGCAAAGCATGGCCTCGCTGAAGCATATAAAACCTCCATCGATTTCCCGGATGAAACCCTGTCCTTCATCAAGTCCCACCCCCTGATGGACTCCGCCGTCCCACCCATTGCCGACGAGCCCTGGTTCACAAAGACTCGGATCAG GTACAGACTGACGGCCATCGCTGTCGACCATTCTGCTGGACCCTACCAGAACTACACAGTCATCTTTGTTGGCTCAGAAGCTGGCATGGTACTTAAAGTTTTGGCAAAGACCAGTCCTTTCTCTTTGAATGACAGCGTGTTACTGGAAGAGATTGAAGCATACAACCATGCAAA GTGTAATGCTGAGAATGAGGAGGACAGAAAGGTCATCTCGTTACAGTTGGATAAAGATCATCATGCTTTATATGTGGCATTCTCCAGCTGCGTTATTCGCATCCCCCTCAGTCGCTGTGAGCGTTATGGATCATGTAAAAA ATCTTGTATTGCATCTCGGGACCCGTACTGTGGCTGGTTAAGCCAGGGCATCTGTGGCAGAGTAACCCCAGGGATGCT TGTTGGAGGATATGAACAGGACACAGAATATGGCTACACAGCCCATCTAGGGGACTGCCATG aaattttgccTACTTCAACTACACCAGATTACAAAATATTTGGCGGTCCAACATCtg ACATGGAGGTATCTTCATCTTCTGTTACCACAATGGCAAGTATCCCAGAAATTACACCTAAAGTGATTGATACCTGGAGACCTAAACTGACGAGCTCCCGGAAATTTGTAGTTCAAGATGACCCAAACACTTCTGATTTTACTGATCCTTTATCAGGTATCCCAAAGG GTGTACGATGGGAAGTCCAGTCTGGAGAGTCCAACCAGATGGTCCACATGAATGTCCTCATCACCTGTGTCTTTGCCGCTTTTGTTTTGGGTGCATTCATTGCAGGTGTGGCAGTATACTGCTATCGTGACATGTTTGTTCGGAAAAACAGAAAGATCCATAAAGATGCAGAATCTGCCCAGTCGTGCACAGATTCCAGTGGCAGTTTTGCCAAACTGAATGGTCTCTTTGACAGCCCGGTGAAGGAATATCAGCAGAATATCGATTCTCCCAAATTGTATAGTAACCTGCTGACCAGTCGGAAAGAGCTGCCACCCAATGGAGATACTAAATCCATGGTAATGGACCATCGAGGCCAACCTCCCGAGCTGGCTGCTCTCCCCACACCTGAGTCTACACCTGTGCTTCACCAGAAGACTCTGCAGGCCATGAAGAGCCACTCAGACAAGGCTCACGGCCATGGAGCTTCAAGGAAAGAAACTCCCCAGTTTTTTCCCTCTAGTCCTCCACCACATTCCCCATTAAGTCATGGGCATATCCCCAGTGCCATTGTTCTTCCTAATGCTACCCATGACTACAACACATCTTTCTCAAACTCCAATGCTCACAAAGCTGAGAAGAAGCTTCAAAACATTGACCACTCTCTTACAAAATCATCCAGTAAAAGAGATCACCGGCGTTCTGTCgattccagaaacaccctcaatGATCTCCTGAAGCATCTAAATGACCCAAATAGTAACCCCAAAGCCATCATGGGAGATATCCAAATGGCCCACCAGACCCTCATGCTGGATCCTATGGGACCTATGTCAGAGGTCCCACCCAAGGTCCCTAACCGGGAGGCATCACTATACTCTCCTCCTTCAACTCTCCCCAGAAATAGCCCAACCAAGCGAGTGGACGTCCCCACCACTCCTGGAGTCCCAATGACTTCTCTGGAAAGACAACGGGGATATCACAAAAATTCCTCCCAGAGGCACTCCATATCCGCTATGCCTAAAAACTTAAATTCACCAAATGGTGTTTTGTTATCTAGACAGCCTAGTATGAACCGTGGAGGGTACATGCCCACCCCAACAGGGGCGAAGGTGGACTATATTCAGGGAACACCAGTGAGTGTTCATCTGCAGCCTTCTCTCTCCAGACAGAGCAGCTACACCAGTAATGGCACCCTTCCTAGGACGGGACTAAAGAGGACACCGTCTTTAAAACCTGATGTGCCACCAAAGCCTTCATTTGTTCCTCAAACCACATCTGTCAGACCACTGAACAAATACACTTACTAG
- the SEMA6D gene encoding semaphorin-6D isoform X7 — protein sequence MRFFLLCAYMLLLMISQLRAVSFPEDDEPLNTVDYHYSRQYPVFRGRPSGNESQHRLDFQLMLKIRDTLYIAGRDQVYTVNLNEIPKTEVIPSKKLTWRSRQQDRENCAMKGKHKDECHNFIKVFVPRNDEMVFVCGTNAFNPMCRYYRLNTLEYDGEEISGLARCPFDARQTNVALFADGKLYSATVADFLASDAVIYRSMGDGSALRTIKYDSKWIKEPHFLHAIEYGNYVYFFFREIAVEHNNLGKAVYSRVARICKNDMGGSQRVLEKHWTSFLKARLNCSVPGDSFFYFDVLQSITDIIQINGIPTVVGVFTTQLNSIPGSAVCAFSMDDIEKVFKGRFKEQKTPDSVWTAVPEDKVPKPRPGCCAKHGLAEAYKTSIDFPDETLSFIKSHPLMDSAVPPIADEPWFTKTRIRYRLTAIAVDHSAGPYQNYTVIFVGSEAGMVLKVLAKTSPFSLNDSVLLEEIEAYNHAKCNAENEEDRKVISLQLDKDHHALYVAFSSCVIRIPLSRCERYGSCKKSCIASRDPYCGWLSQGICGRVTPGMLVGGYEQDTEYGYTAHLGDCHEILPTSTTPDYKIFGGPTSGVRWEVQSGESNQMVHMNVLITCVFAAFVLGAFIAGVAVYCYRDMFVRKNRKIHKDAESAQSCTDSSGSFAKLNGLFDSPVKEYQQNIDSPKLYSNLLTSRKELPPNGDTKSMVMDHRGQPPELAALPTPESTPVLHQKTLQAMKSHSDKAHGHGASRKETPQFFPSSPPPHSPLSHGHIPSAIVLPNATHDYNTSFSNSNAHKAEKKLQNIDHSLTKSSSKRDHRRSVDSRNTLNDLLKHLNDPNSNPKAIMGDIQMAHQTLMLDPMGPMSEVPPKVPNREASLYSPPSTLPRNSPTKRVDVPTTPGVPMTSLERQRGYHKNSSQRHSISAMPKNLNSPNGVLLSRQPSMNRGGYMPTPTGAKVDYIQGTPVSVHLQPSLSRQSSYTSNGTLPRTGLKRTPSLKPDVPPKPSFVPQTTSVRPLNKYTY from the exons ATGAGGTTCTTCCTGCTTTGTGCCTACATGCTGCTCCTGATGATTTCCCAGTTGAGGGCAGTCAGCTTCCCCGAAGACGATGAACCCCTTAATACTGTTGACTATCACT ATTCAAGGCAATATCCGGTTTTTAGAGGACGCCCTTCAGGCAATGAGTCACAGCACAGGCTGGACTTTCAGCTGATGTTGAAAATTCGAGACACACTTTATATTGCTGGCAG GGATCAAGTTTATAcagtaaatttaaatgaaatccCCAAAACAGAAGTCATACCAAGCAAG AAACTGACATGGCGGTCAAGACAACAGGATCGAGAAAACTGTGCCATGAAAGGCAAGCATAAA GATGAATGCCACAACTTTATTAAAGTATTTGTTCCGAGAAACGATGAGATGGTTTTTGTTTGTGGTACCAATGCGTTTAATCCCATGTGTAGATACTATAGG ttgaATACCTTAGAGTATGATGGGGAAGAAATTAGTGGCCTGGCAAGATGCCCATTTGATGCCAGACAAACCAATGTTGCCCTTTTTGCTG ATGGGAAGCTGTATTCTGCCACAGTGGCTGACTTCCTGGCCAGTGATGCTGTTATTTATCGAAGCATGGGCGATGGATCTGCCCTTCGTACAATAAAATATGATTCCAAATGGATAAAAG agCCACACTTTCTTCATGCCATAGAATATGGAAActatgtctatttcttctttcgaGAAATTGCTGTAGAGCACAATAATTTGGGCAAG GCTGTATATTCCCGTGTGGCCCGCATATGTAAAAATGACATGGGTGGCTCCCAGCGGGTCCTGGAGAAACACTGGACTTCATTTCTGAAGGCTCGACTTAACTGTTCTGTCCCCGGAGATTCGTTTTTCTACTTTGATGTCCTGCAGTCCATTACAGACATAATACAAATCAATGGCATCCCCACTGTGGTGGGGGTGTTCACCACCCAGCTCAACAG CATTCCTGGTTCTGCAGTCTGTGCATTTAGCATGGATGACattgaaaaagtattcaaaggacggtttaaagaacagaaaactcCGGATTCTGTGTGGACGGCAGTCCCTGAAGACAAAGTACCAAAGCCAAG GCCTGGGTGTTGTGCAAAGCATGGCCTCGCTGAAGCATATAAAACCTCCATCGATTTCCCGGATGAAACCCTGTCCTTCATCAAGTCCCACCCCCTGATGGACTCCGCCGTCCCACCCATTGCCGACGAGCCCTGGTTCACAAAGACTCGGATCAG GTACAGACTGACGGCCATCGCTGTCGACCATTCTGCTGGACCCTACCAGAACTACACAGTCATCTTTGTTGGCTCAGAAGCTGGCATGGTACTTAAAGTTTTGGCAAAGACCAGTCCTTTCTCTTTGAATGACAGCGTGTTACTGGAAGAGATTGAAGCATACAACCATGCAAA GTGTAATGCTGAGAATGAGGAGGACAGAAAGGTCATCTCGTTACAGTTGGATAAAGATCATCATGCTTTATATGTGGCATTCTCCAGCTGCGTTATTCGCATCCCCCTCAGTCGCTGTGAGCGTTATGGATCATGTAAAAA ATCTTGTATTGCATCTCGGGACCCGTACTGTGGCTGGTTAAGCCAGGGCATCTGTGGCAGAGTAACCCCAGGGATGCT TGTTGGAGGATATGAACAGGACACAGAATATGGCTACACAGCCCATCTAGGGGACTGCCATG aaattttgccTACTTCAACTACACCAGATTACAAAATATTTGGCGGTCCAACATCtg GTGTACGATGGGAAGTCCAGTCTGGAGAGTCCAACCAGATGGTCCACATGAATGTCCTCATCACCTGTGTCTTTGCCGCTTTTGTTTTGGGTGCATTCATTGCAGGTGTGGCAGTATACTGCTATCGTGACATGTTTGTTCGGAAAAACAGAAAGATCCATAAAGATGCAGAATCTGCCCAGTCGTGCACAGATTCCAGTGGCAGTTTTGCCAAACTGAATGGTCTCTTTGACAGCCCGGTGAAGGAATATCAGCAGAATATCGATTCTCCCAAATTGTATAGTAACCTGCTGACCAGTCGGAAAGAGCTGCCACCCAATGGAGATACTAAATCCATGGTAATGGACCATCGAGGCCAACCTCCCGAGCTGGCTGCTCTCCCCACACCTGAGTCTACACCTGTGCTTCACCAGAAGACTCTGCAGGCCATGAAGAGCCACTCAGACAAGGCTCACGGCCATGGAGCTTCAAGGAAAGAAACTCCCCAGTTTTTTCCCTCTAGTCCTCCACCACATTCCCCATTAAGTCATGGGCATATCCCCAGTGCCATTGTTCTTCCTAATGCTACCCATGACTACAACACATCTTTCTCAAACTCCAATGCTCACAAAGCTGAGAAGAAGCTTCAAAACATTGACCACTCTCTTACAAAATCATCCAGTAAAAGAGATCACCGGCGTTCTGTCgattccagaaacaccctcaatGATCTCCTGAAGCATCTAAATGACCCAAATAGTAACCCCAAAGCCATCATGGGAGATATCCAAATGGCCCACCAGACCCTCATGCTGGATCCTATGGGACCTATGTCAGAGGTCCCACCCAAGGTCCCTAACCGGGAGGCATCACTATACTCTCCTCCTTCAACTCTCCCCAGAAATAGCCCAACCAAGCGAGTGGACGTCCCCACCACTCCTGGAGTCCCAATGACTTCTCTGGAAAGACAACGGGGATATCACAAAAATTCCTCCCAGAGGCACTCCATATCCGCTATGCCTAAAAACTTAAATTCACCAAATGGTGTTTTGTTATCTAGACAGCCTAGTATGAACCGTGGAGGGTACATGCCCACCCCAACAGGGGCGAAGGTGGACTATATTCAGGGAACACCAGTGAGTGTTCATCTGCAGCCTTCTCTCTCCAGACAGAGCAGCTACACCAGTAATGGCACCCTTCCTAGGACGGGACTAAAGAGGACACCGTCTTTAAAACCTGATGTGCCACCAAAGCCTTCATTTGTTCCTCAAACCACATCTGTCAGACCACTGAACAAATACACTTACTAG
- the SEMA6D gene encoding semaphorin-6D isoform X5: MRFFLLCAYMLLLMISQLRAVSFPEDDEPLNTVDYHYSRQYPVFRGRPSGNESQHRLDFQLMLKIRDTLYIAGRDQVYTVNLNEIPKTEVIPSKKLTWRSRQQDRENCAMKGKHKDECHNFIKVFVPRNDEMVFVCGTNAFNPMCRYYRLNTLEYDGEEISGLARCPFDARQTNVALFADGKLYSATVADFLASDAVIYRSMGDGSALRTIKYDSKWIKEPHFLHAIEYGNYVYFFFREIAVEHNNLGKAVYSRVARICKNDMGGSQRVLEKHWTSFLKARLNCSVPGDSFFYFDVLQSITDIIQINGIPTVVGVFTTQLNSIPGSAVCAFSMDDIEKVFKGRFKEQKTPDSVWTAVPEDKVPKPRPGCCAKHGLAEAYKTSIDFPDETLSFIKSHPLMDSAVPPIADEPWFTKTRIRYRLTAIAVDHSAGPYQNYTVIFVGSEAGMVLKVLAKTSPFSLNDSVLLEEIEAYNHAKCNAENEEDRKVISLQLDKDHHALYVAFSSCVIRIPLSRCERYGSCKKSCIASRDPYCGWLSQGICGRVTPGMLVGGYEQDTEYGYTAHLGDCHDMEVSSSSVTTMASIPEITPKVIDTWRPKLTSSRKFVVQDDPNTSDFTDPLSGIPKGVRWEVQSGESNQMVHMNVLITCVFAAFVLGAFIAGVAVYCYRDMFVRKNRKIHKDAESAQSCTDSSGSFAKLNGLFDSPVKEYQQNIDSPKLYSNLLTSRKELPPNGDTKSMVMDHRGQPPELAALPTPESTPVLHQKTLQAMKSHSDKAHGHGASRKETPQFFPSSPPPHSPLSHGHIPSAIVLPNATHDYNTSFSNSNAHKAEKKLQNIDHSLTKSSSKRDHRRSVDSRNTLNDLLKHLNDPNSNPKAIMGDIQMAHQTLMLDPMGPMSEVPPKVPNREASLYSPPSTLPRNSPTKRVDVPTTPGVPMTSLERQRGYHKNSSQRHSISAMPKNLNSPNGVLLSRQPSMNRGGYMPTPTGAKVDYIQGTPVSVHLQPSLSRQSSYTSNGTLPRTGLKRTPSLKPDVPPKPSFVPQTTSVRPLNKYTY; this comes from the exons ATGAGGTTCTTCCTGCTTTGTGCCTACATGCTGCTCCTGATGATTTCCCAGTTGAGGGCAGTCAGCTTCCCCGAAGACGATGAACCCCTTAATACTGTTGACTATCACT ATTCAAGGCAATATCCGGTTTTTAGAGGACGCCCTTCAGGCAATGAGTCACAGCACAGGCTGGACTTTCAGCTGATGTTGAAAATTCGAGACACACTTTATATTGCTGGCAG GGATCAAGTTTATAcagtaaatttaaatgaaatccCCAAAACAGAAGTCATACCAAGCAAG AAACTGACATGGCGGTCAAGACAACAGGATCGAGAAAACTGTGCCATGAAAGGCAAGCATAAA GATGAATGCCACAACTTTATTAAAGTATTTGTTCCGAGAAACGATGAGATGGTTTTTGTTTGTGGTACCAATGCGTTTAATCCCATGTGTAGATACTATAGG ttgaATACCTTAGAGTATGATGGGGAAGAAATTAGTGGCCTGGCAAGATGCCCATTTGATGCCAGACAAACCAATGTTGCCCTTTTTGCTG ATGGGAAGCTGTATTCTGCCACAGTGGCTGACTTCCTGGCCAGTGATGCTGTTATTTATCGAAGCATGGGCGATGGATCTGCCCTTCGTACAATAAAATATGATTCCAAATGGATAAAAG agCCACACTTTCTTCATGCCATAGAATATGGAAActatgtctatttcttctttcgaGAAATTGCTGTAGAGCACAATAATTTGGGCAAG GCTGTATATTCCCGTGTGGCCCGCATATGTAAAAATGACATGGGTGGCTCCCAGCGGGTCCTGGAGAAACACTGGACTTCATTTCTGAAGGCTCGACTTAACTGTTCTGTCCCCGGAGATTCGTTTTTCTACTTTGATGTCCTGCAGTCCATTACAGACATAATACAAATCAATGGCATCCCCACTGTGGTGGGGGTGTTCACCACCCAGCTCAACAG CATTCCTGGTTCTGCAGTCTGTGCATTTAGCATGGATGACattgaaaaagtattcaaaggacggtttaaagaacagaaaactcCGGATTCTGTGTGGACGGCAGTCCCTGAAGACAAAGTACCAAAGCCAAG GCCTGGGTGTTGTGCAAAGCATGGCCTCGCTGAAGCATATAAAACCTCCATCGATTTCCCGGATGAAACCCTGTCCTTCATCAAGTCCCACCCCCTGATGGACTCCGCCGTCCCACCCATTGCCGACGAGCCCTGGTTCACAAAGACTCGGATCAG GTACAGACTGACGGCCATCGCTGTCGACCATTCTGCTGGACCCTACCAGAACTACACAGTCATCTTTGTTGGCTCAGAAGCTGGCATGGTACTTAAAGTTTTGGCAAAGACCAGTCCTTTCTCTTTGAATGACAGCGTGTTACTGGAAGAGATTGAAGCATACAACCATGCAAA GTGTAATGCTGAGAATGAGGAGGACAGAAAGGTCATCTCGTTACAGTTGGATAAAGATCATCATGCTTTATATGTGGCATTCTCCAGCTGCGTTATTCGCATCCCCCTCAGTCGCTGTGAGCGTTATGGATCATGTAAAAA ATCTTGTATTGCATCTCGGGACCCGTACTGTGGCTGGTTAAGCCAGGGCATCTGTGGCAGAGTAACCCCAGGGATGCT TGTTGGAGGATATGAACAGGACACAGAATATGGCTACACAGCCCATCTAGGGGACTGCCATG ACATGGAGGTATCTTCATCTTCTGTTACCACAATGGCAAGTATCCCAGAAATTACACCTAAAGTGATTGATACCTGGAGACCTAAACTGACGAGCTCCCGGAAATTTGTAGTTCAAGATGACCCAAACACTTCTGATTTTACTGATCCTTTATCAGGTATCCCAAAGG GTGTACGATGGGAAGTCCAGTCTGGAGAGTCCAACCAGATGGTCCACATGAATGTCCTCATCACCTGTGTCTTTGCCGCTTTTGTTTTGGGTGCATTCATTGCAGGTGTGGCAGTATACTGCTATCGTGACATGTTTGTTCGGAAAAACAGAAAGATCCATAAAGATGCAGAATCTGCCCAGTCGTGCACAGATTCCAGTGGCAGTTTTGCCAAACTGAATGGTCTCTTTGACAGCCCGGTGAAGGAATATCAGCAGAATATCGATTCTCCCAAATTGTATAGTAACCTGCTGACCAGTCGGAAAGAGCTGCCACCCAATGGAGATACTAAATCCATGGTAATGGACCATCGAGGCCAACCTCCCGAGCTGGCTGCTCTCCCCACACCTGAGTCTACACCTGTGCTTCACCAGAAGACTCTGCAGGCCATGAAGAGCCACTCAGACAAGGCTCACGGCCATGGAGCTTCAAGGAAAGAAACTCCCCAGTTTTTTCCCTCTAGTCCTCCACCACATTCCCCATTAAGTCATGGGCATATCCCCAGTGCCATTGTTCTTCCTAATGCTACCCATGACTACAACACATCTTTCTCAAACTCCAATGCTCACAAAGCTGAGAAGAAGCTTCAAAACATTGACCACTCTCTTACAAAATCATCCAGTAAAAGAGATCACCGGCGTTCTGTCgattccagaaacaccctcaatGATCTCCTGAAGCATCTAAATGACCCAAATAGTAACCCCAAAGCCATCATGGGAGATATCCAAATGGCCCACCAGACCCTCATGCTGGATCCTATGGGACCTATGTCAGAGGTCCCACCCAAGGTCCCTAACCGGGAGGCATCACTATACTCTCCTCCTTCAACTCTCCCCAGAAATAGCCCAACCAAGCGAGTGGACGTCCCCACCACTCCTGGAGTCCCAATGACTTCTCTGGAAAGACAACGGGGATATCACAAAAATTCCTCCCAGAGGCACTCCATATCCGCTATGCCTAAAAACTTAAATTCACCAAATGGTGTTTTGTTATCTAGACAGCCTAGTATGAACCGTGGAGGGTACATGCCCACCCCAACAGGGGCGAAGGTGGACTATATTCAGGGAACACCAGTGAGTGTTCATCTGCAGCCTTCTCTCTCCAGACAGAGCAGCTACACCAGTAATGGCACCCTTCCTAGGACGGGACTAAAGAGGACACCGTCTTTAAAACCTGATGTGCCACCAAAGCCTTCATTTGTTCCTCAAACCACATCTGTCAGACCACTGAACAAATACACTTACTAG